One window of the Salvia miltiorrhiza cultivar Shanhuang (shh) chromosome 6, IMPLAD_Smil_shh, whole genome shotgun sequence genome contains the following:
- the LOC130989442 gene encoding RING-H2 finger protein ATL39-like, with translation MFEMEKHSVGLATQILVMAIVISVMLLFLGMGVLVLIHVWIVGRTLRNGAATERSTNAVERESLGSTSMSQDDIEKLPCFDFAAKASSPAADCAVCLESFRAGERCRLLPSCNHSFHAECVDLWLLRAPVCPICRAAAADDLVSILPPVYGGGGDDHERSGQSFQVVGILDNDNNSTHTQTTMDIDHV, from the coding sequence ATGTTTGAGATGGAAAAGCACAGCGTGGGTTTAGCAACACAGATATTGGTGATGGCGATAGTGATTTCAGTGATGTTGCTGTTTCTGGGCATGGGCGTTCTAGTCCTCATCCACGTCTGGATAGTGGGGCGGACGCTGCGCAACGGCGCTGCTACTGAGAGAAGCACCAacgcggtggagagagagagcctGGGGAGCACCAGCATGTCCCAAGACGACATCGAGAAGCTTCCGTGTTTCGACTTCGCCGCCAAGGCCAGCAGCCCCGCCGCGGACTGCGCCGTCTGCCTCGAGAGCTTCAGAGCCGGCGAGAGATGCCGCCTGCTGCCGTCGTGCAACCACAGTTTTCACGCCGAGTGTGTGGATCTCTGGCTTCTCAGGGCTCCCGTTTGCCCCATTTGCAGAGCCGCCGCCGCTGATGATCTTGTAAGTATTCTTCCACCGGTTTATGGAGGAGGTGGTGATGATCATGAGAGATCTGGACAGAGTTTTCAGGTTGTTGGGATTCTCGATAATGATAATAATtctacacacacacaaacaactATGGATATTGATCATGTTTAA
- the LOC130989404 gene encoding UDP-glycosyltransferase 90A1-like, with the protein MGSPHILLFPFLAKGHAIPLLHLARLLLHHGAAVTLVTTPANRSFIRSSLPSAISVVDIPFPQNIPGIPPGVESTDKLPNISLWVPLAAAAKLMQPHFDQLLKSLLPAVSLVISDDFFPWTLDSATRHGVPRFVFYAMGAFSLSLILAVARRRFVEESSGDTLNPTDFPWIKIRREDIDPLFIDPEFVGTDIHNFAYENIESSSRSHGIVINTFFELESAYVNAYPKMWCLGPFSTAVEPPENDMRPASMKWLDEKLGRGERVMYAAFGTQVEISPEQFEEIKKGLEESGVNFLLVVRKNEAQLMDGFEERVRGRGIVVREWVNQREILGHGSVAGFLSQCGWTSVMESVCAKVPILAMPGMWEQPLNAVLVAEELRVGLRVKASNGFVKWESLAAAAKELMEGELGDEVRRNAAELGGAAMRAVEEGGSSWLSLKKLLSEFGHTT; encoded by the exons atgggtTCACCTCACATACTTCTCTTCCCATTCCTAGCCAAAGGCCACGCCATACCCCTCCTCCACCTCGCCCGCCTCCTCCTCCACCACGGCGCTGCCGTGACCCTCGTCACCACCCCCGCGAACCGCTCCTTCATCCGCAGCTCCCTCCCCTCCGCCATCTCCGTCGTCGACATCCCCTTCCCTCAGAACATCCCTGGCATCCCTCCCGGCGTCGAGAGCACCGACAAACTCCCCAACATCTCTCTGTGGGTCcccctcgccgccgccgccaagcTCATGCAGCCCCACTTCGACCAGCTCCTCAAATCCCTCCTCCCCGCCGTCTCCCTCGTTATCTCCGACGACTTCTTTCCCTGGACCCTCGATTCCGCCACCAGACACGGCGTCCCACGATTCGTCTTCTACGCCATGGGagcattctctctctctctaatcctCGCCGTCGCCCGCCGCCGCTTCGTCGAAGAGAGCAGCGGCGATACGCTCAACCCTACTGATTTCCCGTGGATCAAGATCAGGAGAGAAGACATCGACCCTCTCTTCATCGACCCGGAATTCGTCGGCACAGATATTCACAATTTCGCATACGAGAATATCGAGTCTTCCTCGAGAAGCCATGGCATCGTGATCAACACATTCTTCGAGCTCGAATCCGCCTACGTAAACGCATACCCAAAAATGTGGTGTCTCGGCCCGTTTTCCACGGCGGTGGAGCCGCCGGAAAATGATATGAGGCCGGCGAGCATGAAATGGCTGGATGAAAAGCTGGGGAGAGGAGAAAGAGTGATGTACGCGGCGTTTGGGACTCAG GTAGAGATCTCGCCGGAGCAATTCGAGGAGATCAAGAAGGGGTTGGAGGAATCCGGTGTCAACTTTTTGCTGGTGGTGAGGAAAAATGAGGCACAGTTGATGGACGGGTTTGAGGAGAGGGTGAGGGGGAGAGGGATTGTAGTGAGAGAGTGGGTTAATCAGAGGGAGATATTGGGGCACGGCAGCGTTGCGGGGTTCTTGAGCCAGTGCGGGTGGACGTCGGTGATGGAGAGTGTGTGTGCGAAGGTTCCGATTCTGGCGATGCCGGGGATGTGGGAGCAGCCGCTCAACGCGGTGTTGGTGGCGGAGGAGCTGAGGGTGGGGCTCAGGGTGAAGGCTTCTAATGGGTTTGTTAAGTGGGAGAGTTTGGCGGCGGCGGCCAAGGAGTTGATGGAAGGGGAGCTGGGGGATGAGGTGAGGAGGAACGCGGCGGAGCTCGGCGGCGCTGCAATGAGAGCGGTGGAGGAAGGCGGCTCCTCTTGGTTGAGCTTGAAGAAGCTTTTGAGCGAGTTTGGTCACACaacttga